Proteins from a single region of Oryza brachyantha chromosome 6, ObraRS2, whole genome shotgun sequence:
- the LOC102699316 gene encoding V-type proton ATPase catalytic subunit A, translating to MAYDRVTTFEDSEKESEYGYVRKVSGPVVVADGMGGAAMYELVRVGNDNLIGEIIRLEGDSATIQVYEETAGLMVNDPVLRTRKPLSVELGPGILGNIFDGIQRPLKTIAIKSGDVYIPRGVSVPALDKDQLWEFKPNKLGVGDAITGGDLYATVFENTLMKHNVALPPGSMGKISYIAPAGQYSLQDTVLELEFQGIKKQFTMLQTWPVRSPRPVSSKLAADTPLLTGQRVLDALFPSVLGGTCAIPGAFGCGKTVISQALSKYSNSEAVVYVGCGERGNEMAEVLMDFPQLTMTLPDGREESVMKRTTLVANTSNMPVAAREASIYTGITIAEYFRDMGYNVSMMADSTSRWAEALREISGRLAEMPADSGYPAYLAARLASFYERAGKVKCLGSPDRTGSVTIVGAVSPPGGDFSDPVTSATLSIVQVFWGLDKKLAQRKHFPSVNWLISYSKYSKALESFYEKFDPDFIDIRTKAREVLQREDDLNEIVQLVGKDALAESDKITLETAKLLREDYLAQNAFTPYDKFCPFYKSVWMMRNIIHFNTLANQAVERAANADGQKITYSVIKHRMGDLFYRLVSQKFEDPAEGEDVLIAKFQKLYDDLTTGFRNLEDETR from the exons atgGCGTACGAtcgcgtcaccaccttcgaGGACTCGGAGAAGGAGAGCGAGTACGGCTACGTCCGCAAG GTTTCTGGACCTGTGGTCGTGGCTGATGGAATGGGTGGTGCTGCCATGTATGAACTTGTTCGAGTTGGTAATGATAACCTTATTGGGGAAATTATTCGTCTTGAGGGTGATTCAGCCACCATTCAAG TTTACGAGGAAACTGCTGGGTTGATGGTTAATGATCCAGTGTTGAGAACAAGAAAG CCTCTTTCAGTTGAATTGGGACCTGGTATCCTTGGAAATAtctttgatggaatccag CGCCCTCTAAAAACTATTGCTATAAAGTCTGGAGATGTGTACATACCACGTGGTGTTTCAGTCCCTGCTCTTGACAAAGATCAGTTGTGGGAATTCAAGCCAAATAAGCTAG GTGTTGGAGATGCCATCACTGGTGGAGATCTATATGCT ACTGTGTTTGAGAATACACTGATGAAACATAATGTTGCCCTTCCTCCTGGTTCTATGGGGAAAATAAGTTATATTGCACCAGCTGGCCAGTATAGTTTGCAG GATACAGTTCTGGAACTAGAATTTCAGGGCATCAAAAAGCAATTTACTATGCTCCAG ACATGGCCTGTCCGGTCACCAAGGCCTGTTTCATCAAAGCTTGCTGCTGATACGCCTCTTCTAACAGGACAG CGTGTACTTGATGCACTATTTCCCTCGGTGCTTGGAGGAACATGTGCTATTCCTGGAGCATTTGGTTGTGGAAAAACTGTCATTAGTCAGGCACTTTCAAAG TACTCCAATTCTGAAGCTGTTGTTTATGTGGGCTGTGGAGAAAGAGGAAACGAGATGGCTGAGGTCCTTATGGACTTCCCACAATTGACAATGACATTGCCTGATGGACGTGAAGAGTCCGTTATGAAAAGAACAACACTTGTCGCTAACACATCCAACATGCCTGTTGCTGCTCGTGAAGCCTCCATTTATACAg GAATTACAATTGCTGAATACTTCCGTGACATGGGCTATAATGTCAGTATGATGGCCGATTCCACTTCTCGATGGGCTGAAGCCTTGCGTGAGATTTCAGGACGTCTG GCTGAAATGCCTGCAGATAGTGGTTACCCTGCATATTTGGCTGCACGTTTGGCATCCTTTTATGAACGTGCTGGTAAGGTGAAATGTCTTGGCAGTCCAGATCGGACAGGCAGTGTCACAATTGTTGGTGCTGTCTCTCCACCTGGAGGTGATTTTTCAGATCCTGTTACCTCTGCAACTCTTAGTATTGTGCAG GTCTTCTGGGGATTGGATAAGAAGCTGGCTCAAAGAAAGCATTTCCCATCTGTCAATTGGCTCATCTCTTACTCAAAATACTCAAAG GCTCTGGAATCCTTCTATGAGAAGTTCGATCCAGATTTCATTGATATTAGAACAAAAGCTCGTGAAGTGTTGCAGAGAGAGGATGATCTAAATGAAATTGTCCAG CTTGTTGGTAAAGATGCACTGGCAGAATCTGACAAGATTACGTTGGAGACAGCCAAACTACTAAGGGAAGATTACTTGGCACAAAATGCATTTACCCC ATATGACAAGTTCTGTCCATTCTACAAGTCTGTTTGGATGATGCGCAACATTATTCATTTCAACACATTAGCAAATCAG GCTGTGGAGCGTGCAGCCAATGCTGATggacaaaaaataacatacagtgtCATAAAGCACCGCATGGGTGATCTATTCTATCGCCTAGT ATCTCAAAAGTTTGAGGACCCTGCAGAAGGTGAAGATGTCTTAATCGCGAAATTCCAGAAATTGTATGATGACCTCACAACCGGCTTCCGCAACCTAGAAGATGAGACTAGGTGA